The Desulfovibrio sp. G11 region CAGCTTTTTGAGCACCGGGTCTTCCTTGATACGTTTGCACAGGGCAAGGCCATCCATGGCGGGCATTTCGATGTCGGTGATAATGCCCTGCAAGAAGTCCGAAACGGGTCTGTTTTCGGCTTCGCAGCGGTTGCGTACGCTTTGCAGGTAGTCCCAGGCTTCCTGCCCGTTGACGCGCTGTTCCACTTTGAAGCGGCCCTCTTTGTTGAGCAGGTCGAGCAACAGGCTGCGTATGCTGCTGGAGTCGTCCACATGCAGTATCTTGTACGTCTTGCCGTCGGGCGCGGCCATATCCGAAGCGTCAAAGCGCAGGGCCATGGCCGGGTGCAGCTCCGCCACAATGGCTTCCAGGTCCAGCAGAAAAATCACGCGCTCTTCCAGCCGTACCACACCGGTTACGGAACTGCGGCTCATGTTCTGCAAAAACTGGCCGGGAGCCTCCACATCTGTCCAGCTCAGCCGGTAGATGCGGTTAACGCCGGAAACCAGAAAGCCTGTGCACACCCCGTTGAATTCCGTTACGATAACCTTGGCGTCTTCATTGGTGATGGGGGCATTACCCAGAAAACAGGCCATGTCGATAAGCGGAACAATGCGGCCGTTGCGGTGCAGAAATGCTCCCAGCAGGGCTTTGTGGCGCATTTCAGGCATAGCTGTGACCGGCTGGCGCCGGCCTATTTCAACCACCTTGGCCACGTTAAGCCCGTAATGTGCCTCGTAGCCGTCCTGATTGACATAGAACTCAACTATTTCAAGCTCGTTGGTGCCGGTTTCAAGCAATATGTTGGTCTGCGCCATGAAAGATACTCCATTGGGCGGGCGGGCCGCCGTGAGATGCCGCATGCCGGGGCCTGGGCCGAAACTTTCTCCGCTCTGCACTGCTTATCGGCCGGGATAAAAAAAGTATTTAGGGCAAAGCGGTATTCCTGCTGCTTATGCAGAAGGAATGCCCTGACAGTAGAATGCTGCAGCTTTTTCAGAAAATAAAAACACCATGTTGCGGTACGCGCCAGGTATGGCACAGTGCAAAAAACTGCTGCCGTATACCGTGTAAAAACAGGCAGGCATCCGTGCTCCTGCTGTGCAGCCCCCCTGCCTCGCAGGAAAATGCCGACCGCACTGCGGTCCGGTTCCGGGGCCT contains the following coding sequences:
- a CDS encoding chemotaxis protein, with translation MAQTNILLETGTNELEIVEFYVNQDGYEAHYGLNVAKVVEIGRRQPVTAMPEMRHKALLGAFLHRNGRIVPLIDMACFLGNAPITNEDAKVIVTEFNGVCTGFLVSGVNRIYRLSWTDVEAPGQFLQNMSRSSVTGVVRLEERVIFLLDLEAIVAELHPAMALRFDASDMAAPDGKTYKILHVDDSSSIRSLLLDLLNKEGRFKVEQRVNGQEAWDYLQSVRNRCEAENRPVSDFLQGIITDIEMPAMDGLALCKRIKEDPVLKKLPVAIFSSMINDSLARKCALVGADAQYTKPDLKALSKKLYELITVAWEQQNATAKS